One window of the Lysobacter sp. S4-A87 genome contains the following:
- the dusA gene encoding tRNA dihydrouridine(20/20a) synthase DusA, with amino-acid sequence MTRAPAIPPLQLRLSVAPMMDWTDSHCRVFHRLLAPHARLYTEMVHANAVIHGDRPRLLAMDPIEHPVALQLGGSEPELLAQAARIGAEWGFDEVNLNCGCPSDRVQAGRFGACLMREPQLVADSVAAMVASCDVPVTVKCRLGVDDDHDWDHFLSFIDTVADAGCRMFVIHARNAWLKGLSPKENREVPPLRYDWAYQLKRERPQLQIVVNGGIASQAEATAHLEHTDGAMLGRAAYHDPYLLHQLDVAWFGGEVRSRAELLRSMRPYIEDQLARGVYLKHITRHLLGLFAGERGGRAFRQVLSEGAHKPGADWSLIEQALALTESFAAEQAGAA; translated from the coding sequence ATGACCCGCGCCCCCGCCATCCCGCCGCTGCAGCTGCGCCTCTCCGTCGCCCCGATGATGGACTGGACCGACAGCCACTGCCGTGTCTTCCACCGTCTGCTGGCCCCGCATGCCCGGCTCTACACCGAGATGGTGCACGCCAATGCGGTGATCCACGGCGACCGCCCGCGGCTGCTGGCGATGGACCCGATCGAACACCCGGTCGCGCTGCAGCTGGGTGGCAGCGAGCCGGAGCTGCTGGCGCAGGCTGCACGCATCGGCGCCGAGTGGGGGTTCGACGAGGTCAACCTCAACTGCGGCTGCCCGTCCGACCGCGTCCAGGCCGGCCGCTTCGGCGCCTGCCTGATGCGTGAGCCGCAGCTGGTCGCCGACAGCGTCGCGGCGATGGTCGCAAGCTGCGACGTGCCGGTGACGGTGAAGTGCCGTCTCGGCGTCGACGACGACCACGACTGGGACCACTTCCTGTCCTTCATCGACACCGTGGCCGATGCCGGTTGCCGCATGTTCGTCATCCACGCGCGCAATGCCTGGCTGAAAGGTCTGTCGCCGAAAGAGAACCGCGAAGTGCCGCCGCTGCGCTACGACTGGGCCTATCAGCTCAAGCGCGAGCGGCCGCAGTTGCAGATCGTGGTCAATGGCGGCATCGCCAGCCAGGCCGAGGCCACCGCGCACCTGGAGCACACCGACGGTGCGATGCTCGGTCGCGCCGCCTACCACGACCCGTACCTGCTGCATCAGCTCGACGTGGCCTGGTTCGGTGGCGAGGTGCGCAGCCGTGCCGAGCTCTTGCGCTCGATGCGGCCCTACATCGAGGACCAGCTGGCGCGCGGCGTATACCTCAAGCACATCACGCGCCACCTGCTCGGCTTGTTTGCCGGCGAGCGCGGTGGCCGCGCGTTCCGTCAGGTGCTGAGCGAGGGCGCGCACAAGCCGGGAGCGGACTGGTCGCTGATCGAGCAGGCACTGGCGCTGACCGAGTCGTTCGCCGCCGAGCAGGCGGGCGCCGCATGA
- a CDS encoding lytic transglycosylase domain-containing protein, producing MSRSNTAVVALLAVLALSIAAPAQARKVYRCVRDGTVSLSTAPEPGSRCKAREIDDNAAALPNLWGSSGAVSGTLYQREQDGKVVYGTRKLPGSVKVLAFTVPAPPGEPAHVGLGQVGPAQLDRYPKQFRAAARATGVDEAWLRAIAHAESGFDANAVSPKGAQGVMQLMPATGREYGVVDPFSSVQSIDAGARHLRALMRRYHDDLTLVAAAYNAGIGAVTRYGGVPPYAETQAYVAKVQLLHERYRTALGLGKPVPARTSSALP from the coding sequence ATGAGCCGGTCGAATACCGCCGTTGTCGCCCTGCTGGCCGTGCTGGCACTGTCGATCGCCGCGCCAGCGCAGGCGCGCAAGGTCTACCGTTGCGTCCGCGACGGCACGGTCAGCCTCTCGACCGCGCCGGAGCCCGGTTCACGCTGCAAGGCGCGCGAGATCGACGACAACGCGGCCGCCCTGCCAAACCTGTGGGGCAGCAGCGGCGCAGTCAGCGGTACGCTCTATCAGCGCGAGCAGGACGGCAAGGTCGTGTATGGCACGCGCAAGTTGCCAGGTTCGGTGAAGGTGCTCGCGTTCACCGTGCCTGCGCCGCCCGGAGAGCCGGCGCACGTCGGGCTCGGACAGGTCGGCCCAGCGCAGCTCGACCGCTACCCGAAACAGTTCCGAGCTGCCGCGCGCGCCACCGGCGTCGACGAAGCATGGCTGCGCGCGATCGCGCACGCCGAAAGCGGCTTCGATGCCAATGCCGTTTCGCCCAAGGGCGCGCAGGGTGTGATGCAACTCATGCCGGCGACCGGTCGCGAGTACGGCGTGGTTGATCCGTTCTCGTCAGTGCAATCCATCGATGCCGGTGCGCGCCATCTGCGTGCACTGATGCGCCGCTACCACGACGACCTCACCCTGGTCGCCGCGGCATACAACGCAGGCATAGGCGCAGTCACTCGCTACGGTGGCGTGCCGCCATACGCCGAAACCCAGGCGTATGTCGCCAAGGTGCAGTTGCTGCACGAGCGCTATCGCACGGCATTGGGGCTGGGCAAGCCGGTGCCGGCGCGGACGTCGTCGGCGCTGCCGTGA
- the birA gene encoding bifunctional biotin--[acetyl-CoA-carboxylase] ligase/biotin operon repressor BirA: MDDRALLQRLMAGPASGDALAQASGQTRAAVWKRIEALREAGVAIEAQAGRGYRLAQPIDLLDAAAIREQLPADASSALAGMETAWTIDSTNSELLRRPTPERGALVLLAERQSGGRGRRGREWASPLAAHLYLSLARQFGGGLARLGGLSLVAGIAAAEALQAAGFAGVRLKWPNDLVVVDPDGALRKLGGILVEGGGEHAGPVRAVIGLGINVRMPAAVAAQIDQPWCDLASLATTPPDRNALAAAVLARLLHALEEFDANGLAGFNARYAALDALAGQGVSMHGATATVHGTALGLADDGALRVRLDNGEERHFHAGEVSVRRGAQQGDGA, from the coding sequence ATGGATGACCGCGCCTTGCTGCAGCGGCTGATGGCCGGGCCGGCGTCGGGCGACGCCCTGGCGCAGGCCAGCGGCCAGACCCGGGCGGCGGTCTGGAAGCGGATCGAGGCGCTGCGCGAGGCCGGGGTCGCGATCGAAGCCCAGGCCGGGCGTGGCTACCGGCTGGCGCAACCGATCGACCTGCTGGACGCGGCCGCGATCCGCGAGCAACTGCCTGCCGACGCCAGTTCGGCTTTGGCCGGCATGGAAACGGCCTGGACCATCGACTCGACCAATTCCGAGCTGCTGCGCAGGCCCACGCCCGAGCGCGGCGCCCTGGTGCTGCTGGCCGAGCGCCAGAGCGGCGGTCGCGGCCGTCGCGGCCGCGAATGGGCGTCGCCCCTGGCCGCGCACCTGTACCTGTCGCTCGCCCGCCAGTTTGGCGGTGGCCTGGCCCGCCTCGGTGGTCTCAGCCTGGTGGCCGGCATCGCGGCGGCGGAAGCCCTGCAGGCCGCGGGCTTTGCCGGTGTACGCCTGAAATGGCCCAACGACCTGGTGGTGGTCGACCCTGACGGCGCGCTGCGCAAGCTCGGCGGCATCCTGGTCGAAGGCGGGGGCGAGCACGCCGGACCGGTGCGCGCAGTGATCGGGCTGGGCATCAACGTGCGCATGCCGGCGGCCGTGGCCGCGCAGATCGACCAGCCATGGTGCGACCTGGCCTCGCTCGCCACTACGCCGCCGGATCGCAATGCCCTGGCCGCGGCGGTTCTGGCGCGATTGCTGCACGCGCTGGAAGAATTCGATGCGAACGGGCTGGCCGGATTCAATGCACGCTACGCCGCGCTCGATGCATTGGCCGGGCAGGGCGTGAGCATGCACGGCGCCACGGCGACGGTGCACGGCACCGCGCTGGGCTTGGCCGATGATGGCGCGCTGCGGGTGCGCCTGGACAATGGCGAGGAACGGCATTTCCATGCCGGTGAAGTCAGCGTGCGCCGCGGCGCACAACAAGGGGACGGGGCATGA
- a CDS encoding arginine deiminase-related protein, with protein sequence MITRDVAGFLATARATHADFGPATARAAFLVAPDGFRLAEQSAVDNRYMAQAAGFDAARASAEHRELHRALSQVLPTVCFAGDPETPDALFPNNVFATAAGRYVVGRMRHPVRQREASRADIRAFFGGVLDYAEIDLSTQPHPCELTGALVIDRARGLGFCGLSERCDETGARLMYEALGLRATLMFDLAPGEYHTNVVLAILAGRAALVCAGGFADQAVVEAIVDFYAPHALQLSPAEHAAFAGNAIALSDDAVWMSAQAAAALSGPHREALAAAGFGLRSIGLDAIEAGGGSLRCCVGEIY encoded by the coding sequence ATGATCACCCGCGACGTCGCCGGATTCCTCGCGACCGCCCGCGCCACGCACGCCGACTTCGGTCCCGCGACCGCACGCGCTGCCTTCCTGGTCGCGCCCGATGGCTTCCGCCTCGCCGAGCAGTCTGCCGTGGACAATCGCTACATGGCGCAGGCCGCCGGCTTCGATGCTGCACGCGCCAGTGCCGAGCACCGCGAGCTGCATCGCGCGCTGTCGCAGGTATTGCCGACGGTCTGCTTCGCCGGTGATCCGGAAACGCCCGACGCGCTGTTCCCCAACAACGTCTTCGCCACCGCCGCCGGCCGCTACGTCGTCGGACGCATGCGTCACCCGGTGCGCCAGCGCGAAGCCTCCCGTGCCGACATTCGTGCCTTCTTCGGTGGCGTGCTCGACTACGCCGAGATCGACCTGTCGACCCAGCCGCACCCGTGCGAGCTGACCGGTGCGCTGGTGATCGACCGCGCCCGCGGCCTCGGCTTCTGCGGCCTGTCTGAGCGCTGTGACGAGACCGGTGCCCGGCTCATGTACGAAGCCCTCGGCCTGCGTGCCACCTTGATGTTCGACCTGGCCCCCGGCGAGTACCACACCAATGTGGTGCTCGCGATCCTGGCCGGGCGCGCGGCACTGGTATGTGCCGGGGGCTTCGCCGACCAAGCGGTGGTCGAGGCCATAGTCGACTTCTATGCGCCGCACGCGCTGCAGCTGTCCCCGGCCGAGCATGCCGCCTTCGCCGGCAATGCCATCGCCCTGTCCGACGACGCGGTGTGGATGAGCGCGCAGGCGGCCGCGGCCCTCAGCGGCCCCCATCGGGAGGCCCTGGCTGCGGCGGGCTTCGGTCTGCGCAGTATCGGCCTGGATGCGATCGAAGCCGGCGGTGGATCGCTGCGCTGCTGCGTCGGCGAAATCTACTGA
- a CDS encoding HAD family hydrolase produces the protein MSDIQLIGFDADDTLWRSQDYFDQAQLDFERIVGAYVDLHDARVLERLYEVEKGNIALFGYGVKGMVLSMIEAAVDITQSRISAQDLHRVVTLGKDLLRHPVELLPGIREAVEAIATEFDVVLITKGDLFHQEAKVRQCGFAELFRRIEIVSEKDTATYARLLEEFDLPAERFVMVGNSLRSDIAPVLELGGWGIHVPYHTNWVHENEADVADDAPRLRRVEHAAQLPAMIRHLAAP, from the coding sequence ATGAGTGACATCCAGCTGATCGGCTTCGACGCCGATGACACCCTCTGGCGCAGCCAGGACTACTTCGACCAGGCCCAGCTCGACTTCGAACGCATCGTCGGCGCGTACGTCGACCTGCACGACGCACGCGTGCTCGAACGACTGTACGAAGTCGAGAAGGGCAACATCGCCCTGTTCGGCTACGGCGTGAAAGGCATGGTGCTGTCGATGATCGAGGCCGCGGTCGACATCACCCAGTCGCGCATCAGCGCCCAGGACCTGCATCGCGTCGTCACCCTCGGCAAGGACCTGCTGCGTCATCCGGTCGAACTTCTGCCCGGCATCCGCGAAGCGGTCGAAGCGATCGCCACCGAGTTCGACGTCGTGCTGATCACCAAGGGCGACCTGTTCCACCAGGAAGCGAAAGTGCGGCAGTGCGGCTTCGCCGAGTTGTTCCGCCGCATCGAGATCGTCAGCGAGAAGGACACCGCCACCTACGCGCGCCTGCTCGAAGAGTTCGATCTTCCCGCCGAGCGCTTCGTCATGGTCGGCAACTCGCTGCGCTCGGACATCGCCCCGGTGCTCGAACTCGGTGGCTGGGGCATCCATGTCCCGTATCACACCAACTGGGTGCACGAGAACGAAGCCGACGTCGCCGACGATGCCCCGCGCCTGCGCCGCGTCGAGCACGCCGCCCAGCTCCCCGCCATGATCCGCCACCTGGCAGCCCCCTGA
- a CDS encoding SPOR domain-containing protein, with protein sequence MLIRALVVLLIVLNLGVAAWWTLRAPPPTPAAIEQPLGVARLQLASEARTTAKAAPAAAVPAETAPVTAPAPPPAAAVPPTAATPPAQEVVAAKAAAAMPAQCYSFGPFADAAAAKNAHEVLMAVATKVVPRETRSGTTRGWRVLLPAAASLADAQATAQRIAAAGFGDYFIVREGSEANSIALGRYRSEDSANRRAQSLVAAGFPARAEPLGEGRASYWLDLVPGPSFDPARAQAAVQVAPRPLDCTRLK encoded by the coding sequence ATGCTCATACGCGCCCTGGTCGTCCTGCTGATCGTGCTCAATCTCGGTGTTGCCGCCTGGTGGACGCTGCGCGCGCCGCCGCCGACACCGGCCGCCATCGAACAACCGCTGGGCGTTGCGCGCCTGCAGCTGGCCAGCGAAGCGCGCACGACGGCCAAAGCCGCGCCTGCGGCTGCGGTCCCGGCGGAAACGGCACCGGTCACCGCGCCTGCACCGCCACCTGCTGCGGCCGTGCCGCCAACTGCAGCCACGCCGCCAGCCCAGGAGGTCGTCGCTGCAAAGGCGGCCGCCGCCATGCCTGCGCAGTGCTACAGCTTCGGTCCGTTCGCCGATGCCGCGGCGGCGAAGAACGCGCACGAAGTACTGATGGCGGTGGCGACGAAGGTCGTCCCGCGCGAGACACGCAGTGGAACCACGCGCGGCTGGCGGGTGCTGCTGCCGGCCGCGGCCAGCCTGGCCGACGCGCAGGCGACCGCGCAGCGAATCGCTGCGGCTGGCTTTGGCGACTACTTCATCGTCCGCGAGGGCAGCGAAGCCAATTCGATCGCGCTCGGGCGCTACCGCAGCGAGGATTCGGCCAACCGCCGCGCCCAGTCGCTGGTGGCGGCGGGCTTTCCGGCACGCGCCGAACCGCTGGGCGAAGGCCGCGCAAGTTACTGGCTCGACCTGGTGCCCGGGCCGTCGTTCGATCCCGCCCGCGCACAGGCCGCCGTGCAGGTCGCACCGCGCCCGCTCGACTGCACGCGCCTGAAGTGA
- a CDS encoding GNAT family N-acetyltransferase, which translates to MSDPSPIRIVDYAPRWRDDFAKLNIEWLERWFTVEPIDREVLGDPETHILANGGHVLFAIDADDRAVGTVALKCESEGVYELTKMAVAPEQRGAGVGRLLMHGAIDAFKARNGHELFLESSRKLGPALALYESVGFRHYPAPRPGSHYARADVYMVWEPAAS; encoded by the coding sequence ATGAGCGACCCATCCCCCATCCGCATCGTCGACTACGCACCGCGTTGGCGTGACGACTTCGCCAAGCTCAATATTGAGTGGCTCGAACGCTGGTTCACGGTCGAGCCGATCGACCGTGAAGTGCTCGGCGACCCCGAGACACACATCCTCGCCAATGGCGGCCACGTACTGTTCGCCATCGACGCCGACGATCGCGCCGTTGGCACGGTCGCCCTCAAGTGCGAATCCGAAGGCGTATACGAGCTGACCAAGATGGCCGTCGCGCCGGAACAGCGCGGTGCCGGTGTCGGTCGACTGCTGATGCACGGTGCGATCGATGCCTTCAAGGCGCGTAACGGCCACGAGCTGTTCCTGGAATCGAGCAGGAAACTCGGCCCGGCATTGGCGCTGTACGAAAGCGTCGGCTTCCGCCATTACCCCGCGCCGCGCCCGGGCTCGCACTACGCGCGGGCGGATGTGTACATGGTGTGGGAGCCCGCGGCGTCCTGA
- a CDS encoding ATP-binding protein, whose amino-acid sequence MSWGQPRSLQARQLLGASLGLIAFLALAGYALDRAFLETAESNMRQRLRSLALAYVAGGEFARNGEFIPPYETVDPRLDRPGSGLYAEVILPNGHWDSASAQGPSLPAGQMLEANQEHFEGPLPITEINGQPGEAYRYGRGLIWSAGGDAKSEFPYTIYILEDTTALSRQVSVFRQALWRYLGGAGFILMLLQAVVLRWSLRPLRRVIDELKKVQRGVASRMSGRHPRELEPLTESINAFIESERENLDRQRNTLADLAHSLKTPLAVLRARAGEDISAAELREEVDIQVRRMSDLVSYQLARAARSGHMLFAAPLEIEPYADQIVRSLEKIYAAKGVLCEFDIEEGVKFYGEPGDLQEVLGNLIENAFKWAHSRVLLTAKRGEIAPNRRPGLLLAVDDDGPGVPEDKIDLVLQRGVRGDERVQGHGIGLATVLDVVRSYRGTLDVSRSKELGGARFEVVLPPGL is encoded by the coding sequence ATGAGCTGGGGCCAGCCGCGTTCATTGCAGGCCCGGCAGCTGCTGGGCGCCAGCCTGGGCCTGATCGCCTTCCTGGCGCTGGCCGGCTACGCGCTCGACCGCGCCTTCCTGGAAACCGCCGAAAGCAACATGCGCCAGCGCCTGCGCAGCCTGGCGCTGGCCTATGTCGCCGGCGGTGAGTTCGCCCGCAATGGCGAGTTCATCCCGCCCTACGAAACAGTCGATCCGCGCCTGGACCGTCCCGGCAGCGGCCTGTATGCCGAAGTGATCCTGCCCAACGGCCACTGGGATTCGGCCTCGGCGCAGGGGCCGTCGTTGCCGGCCGGGCAGATGCTGGAAGCCAACCAGGAGCACTTCGAAGGACCGCTGCCGATCACCGAGATCAACGGCCAGCCCGGCGAGGCCTACCGCTACGGCCGCGGCCTGATCTGGAGCGCCGGTGGCGATGCCAAGTCGGAGTTCCCGTACACGATCTACATCCTCGAAGACACCACCGCGCTCAGCCGCCAGGTCAGCGTGTTCCGCCAGGCGTTGTGGCGCTACCTCGGCGGCGCCGGTTTCATCCTGATGCTGTTGCAGGCCGTGGTGCTGCGCTGGAGCCTGCGCCCGCTGCGACGCGTCATCGACGAACTCAAGAAGGTGCAGCGCGGTGTGGCATCGCGAATGAGCGGCCGCCATCCGCGCGAACTCGAACCGCTGACCGAGAGCATCAACGCCTTCATCGAGAGCGAGCGCGAGAACCTCGACCGCCAGCGCAACACGCTGGCCGACCTTGCGCACAGCCTGAAGACACCGCTTGCCGTGTTGCGCGCGCGCGCCGGCGAGGACATCTCCGCCGCAGAGCTGCGCGAGGAAGTCGACATCCAGGTTCGACGCATGAGCGACCTGGTCTCGTACCAGCTGGCGCGCGCGGCGCGATCGGGCCACATGCTGTTCGCCGCTCCGCTGGAAATCGAACCGTATGCCGACCAGATCGTGCGCAGCCTGGAAAAGATCTACGCCGCCAAGGGCGTGCTGTGCGAGTTCGATATCGAGGAAGGCGTGAAGTTCTACGGCGAGCCGGGCGACCTGCAGGAAGTGCTCGGCAACCTGATCGAGAACGCCTTCAAGTGGGCGCACTCACGCGTGCTGCTCACCGCCAAGCGCGGCGAGATCGCACCCAACCGCCGCCCGGGTCTGCTGCTCGCCGTCGACGATGACGGCCCCGGTGTGCCGGAGGACAAGATCGACCTGGTGCTGCAGCGTGGCGTGCGCGGCGATGAGCGCGTACAGGGCCACGGCATCGGCCTGGCGACCGTGCTCGACGTGGTGCGCAGTTATCGCGGCACGCTGGATGTCAGCCGCTCGAAGGAGCTCGGCGGTGCGCGCTTCGAAGTCGTGTTGCCACCGGGCCTGTAA
- a CDS encoding CPXCG motif-containing cysteine-rich protein — protein MLPTVDVQCPYCGETITLVIDDSAGSQNYIEDCQVCCRPITVVVEFDDDGVPQADVRGEDEA, from the coding sequence ATGCTTCCCACCGTCGACGTGCAATGCCCCTACTGCGGCGAGACGATCACTCTGGTGATTGACGATTCGGCCGGTTCCCAGAACTACATCGAGGACTGCCAGGTCTGCTGCCGCCCCATCACGGTCGTCGTCGAGTTCGACGACGACGGTGTGCCGCAGGCCGATGTCCGCGGTGAAGACGAGGCCTGA
- a CDS encoding EF-hand domain-containing protein yields MTIHSRKPLLAAVALVAALSAPLAFAQSASPAPAAQDAAAAQAEPASAAPTAAPQKKSWSDVDSNKDGALSKNEASTVPALGQVFDQADSNADGALTTDEYKAYVAKVQTAPGKSKSGG; encoded by the coding sequence ATGACCATCCATTCCCGCAAGCCGCTGCTCGCCGCCGTCGCACTGGTGGCCGCGCTGTCCGCTCCGCTCGCGTTCGCCCAGTCCGCTTCGCCGGCGCCGGCCGCCCAGGATGCCGCCGCTGCCCAGGCCGAACCTGCCTCGGCTGCGCCGACCGCTGCGCCGCAGAAGAAGAGCTGGTCCGACGTCGATTCCAACAAGGACGGCGCGCTGAGCAAGAACGAGGCCTCGACCGTCCCGGCCCTGGGCCAGGTCTTCGACCAGGCCGACTCCAACGCCGATGGCGCGCTCACGACCGACGAGTACAAGGCTTACGTGGCCAAGGTGCAGACCGCACCGGGCAAGAGCAAGAGCGGCGGCTGA
- a CDS encoding response regulator transcription factor: MRILLVEDEAPLRETLAARLKREGFAVDAAQDGEEGLYMGREVPFDLGIIDLGLPKMSGMELIKALRDEGKKFPVLILTARSSWQDKVEGLKQGADDYLVKPFHIEELLARLNALVRRAAGWSKPTLECGPVVLDLAAQTVSVAGSNVDLTSYEYKVLEYLMMHAGELVSKADLTEHIYQQDFDRDSNVLEVFIGRLRKKLDPDGALKPIETVRGRGYRFAIARSGD; encoded by the coding sequence ATGCGAATTCTGCTGGTCGAAGACGAAGCTCCTCTGCGCGAGACCCTGGCAGCCCGGCTGAAGCGGGAAGGCTTCGCGGTCGATGCCGCGCAGGACGGCGAGGAAGGCCTCTACATGGGCCGCGAAGTCCCGTTCGACCTGGGCATCATCGATCTCGGCCTGCCCAAGATGTCGGGCATGGAGCTGATCAAGGCGCTGCGCGACGAGGGCAAGAAATTCCCGGTGCTGATCCTGACGGCGCGTTCGAGCTGGCAGGACAAGGTCGAGGGCCTCAAGCAGGGCGCCGACGACTACCTGGTCAAGCCCTTCCACATCGAGGAACTGCTGGCCCGCCTCAACGCCCTGGTGCGTCGCGCCGCCGGCTGGAGCAAGCCGACCCTGGAGTGCGGCCCGGTCGTGCTCGACCTTGCCGCGCAGACGGTAAGCGTCGCCGGCAGCAACGTCGACCTGACGAGCTACGAGTACAAGGTGCTGGAGTACCTGATGATGCACGCCGGCGAGCTGGTCTCGAAGGCCGACCTGACCGAGCACATCTACCAGCAGGACTTCGACCGCGACTCCAACGTGCTGGAGGTCTTCATCGGCCGCCTGCGCAAGAAGCTCGACCCGGACGGCGCGCTCAAGCCGATCGAGACCGTGCGCGGCCGCGGCTACCGCTTCGCCATCGCGCGCAGCGGGGACTGA
- a CDS encoding M90 family metallopeptidase — MPDAIWLQTRARAPWLPHLDPGRDARLRELAARFLHEKTISPIGELVLDEVQRCMLAALCCLPLIEFGAQGLHGWSQLIVYPDAFRVNRSHMDAAGVLHEWQDDLIGEAWEAGPVILSWADVVADCEDPKAGFCVAAHEMAHKIDVLDGLLDGTPPLPRPWQREWARDFQLAYDALAARVDAGEDTAIDGYATEAPEEFFAVATEYHFSDPQLLETEMPQVAAHLRRFYGPSPFAQAHP, encoded by the coding sequence ATCCCCGACGCGATCTGGCTGCAGACGCGCGCTCGCGCTCCCTGGCTTCCCCACCTCGATCCCGGACGCGATGCGCGCCTGCGCGAACTTGCGGCGCGCTTCCTGCACGAGAAAACCATCAGCCCGATCGGCGAGCTGGTGCTGGACGAGGTCCAGCGCTGCATGCTCGCCGCGCTGTGCTGCCTGCCATTGATCGAATTCGGTGCGCAGGGCCTGCACGGCTGGTCGCAGCTGATCGTCTACCCCGACGCCTTCCGCGTGAATCGCAGCCACATGGATGCCGCCGGCGTGCTGCACGAATGGCAGGACGACCTGATCGGCGAAGCCTGGGAAGCCGGGCCGGTGATCCTGTCGTGGGCCGACGTCGTGGCCGACTGCGAAGATCCAAAGGCAGGGTTCTGCGTGGCCGCGCACGAGATGGCGCACAAGATCGACGTGCTCGATGGTCTGCTCGATGGCACGCCGCCATTGCCGCGCCCCTGGCAGCGCGAATGGGCGCGCGATTTCCAGTTGGCCTACGACGCGCTGGCCGCGCGCGTGGACGCGGGCGAGGACACCGCGATCGACGGTTATGCCACCGAAGCGCCGGAAGAGTTCTTCGCGGTCGCCACCGAGTATCACTTCAGCGATCCGCAACTGCTCGAGACCGAGATGCCGCAAGTGGCCGCGCACCTGCGCCGGTTCTACGGCCCGTCACCGTTCGCGCAGGCGCACCCGTAG
- a CDS encoding type III pantothenate kinase, producing the protein MTAWLFDLGNTRLKCAPLQTDGRAGEAIALPHREDDVAAALAELLPERIDVAYLASVAHPALRVAVLDALTARCRRISLARTQVQSGAVRIAYADPRKLGVDRFLALLAAHARISDAALVCGVGTALTIDLIDADGRHLGGRIAPSPTLMREALHERAPQLPESGGDYIDFASDTEDALASGCDGAALALIERSLGAARQRLGRMPRLIVHGGGAEALLPHLPNATQVATLVLEGLAQWAGAESAA; encoded by the coding sequence ATGACTGCGTGGTTGTTCGACCTGGGCAATACCCGCCTGAAGTGCGCGCCGCTGCAGACCGACGGCCGCGCCGGTGAGGCGATCGCCCTGCCGCACCGCGAGGACGACGTGGCCGCGGCGCTGGCGGAGCTGTTGCCCGAGCGCATCGATGTCGCCTACCTGGCCAGCGTCGCCCATCCGGCGCTGCGAGTTGCAGTGCTCGACGCGCTGACCGCGCGCTGCCGGCGCATCTCCCTTGCCCGCACGCAGGTGCAATCGGGCGCGGTACGGATCGCCTACGCCGACCCGCGCAAGCTGGGTGTCGACCGCTTCCTGGCGCTGCTGGCCGCCCATGCGCGCATCAGCGACGCCGCGCTGGTCTGCGGCGTCGGCACCGCGCTCACCATCGATCTCATCGACGCCGATGGCCGCCATCTCGGCGGACGCATCGCGCCTTCGCCAACGCTGATGCGCGAAGCGCTGCACGAGCGTGCGCCACAGTTGCCGGAAAGCGGTGGCGACTACATCGACTTCGCCAGCGACACCGAGGACGCACTGGCCTCCGGCTGCGACGGCGCCGCGCTGGCGCTGATCGAGCGCAGCCTGGGGGCCGCCCGGCAGCGACTGGGCCGGATGCCGCGACTGATCGTCCATGGCGGCGGTGCCGAGGCACTGCTGCCCCACCTGCCGAACGCGACCCAGGTCGCAACGCTCGTGCTCGAAGGCCTGGCGCAGTGGGCCGGCGCCGAAAGCGCCGCTTAG